A region of Anolis sagrei isolate rAnoSag1 chromosome 2, rAnoSag1.mat, whole genome shotgun sequence DNA encodes the following proteins:
- the KANSL2 gene encoding KAT8 regulatory NSL complex subunit 2 isoform X1 — protein MNRIRIHVLPSSRGRLTPVPRQPEALSCAFAHRPCSQPRLEGHEFCIKHILEDRNAPFKQCSYISTKNGKRCPNAAPKPEKKDGVSFCAEHTRRNALALQAQMKKSNPSPVRESLLCQLSSYAKTELSSQTAESSRSEASRILDEDSWSEGEQEALTVDQTWRGDPDSEADSIDSDQEDPLKHAGVYTAEEVALIMREKLIRLQSLYIDQFKRLQHLLKEKKRRYLHSRKVEHETIGSSLLTGPEGLLAKERENLKRLKYLRRYRQRYGVEALLHRQLKERRMLATEGAAQQAHTTRSSQRCLAFVDDVRCSNQSLPMARHCLSHICQDTNQLLFKLCQGSEEASCSKPVPVSLSEDPCCPLHLQLPLQMYVPEQILSVPQELEASSTDMYLSAAELRPTESLPLEFSDDLDVVGDGMQCPPSPLLSDPSTVLENQLNKTVAGSSINVHSSEESAQEGLLNQVPQPGRAVFPRQRVSPPSESPEELLTQNIQHFVTAGSGLEQGKKDEPATNGNSEPVPIS, from the exons ATGAACAGAATTCGCATCCATGTTTTGCCATCGAGTAGGGGGCGACTTACCCCTGTGCCAAGGCAGCCAGAAGCCTTGTCGTGTGCCTTTGCCCATCGGCCGTGCTCCCAGCCACGTTTGGAGGGGCATGAGTTCTGCATTAAGCACATCCTTGAAGACAGGAATGCGCCCTTCAAGCAGTGTAGCTACATTTCCACGAAGAATGGGAAGAGATGCCCAAACGCAGCTCCTAAGCCTGAGAAGAAGGATGG TGTGTCATTCTGTGCTGAACATACTCGCAGAAATGCCTTGGCACTACAAGCTCAGATGAAGAAATCCAACCCTAGTCCAGTACGAGAGTCTCTCCTCTGTCAGCTGAGTTCATATGCCAAGACAGAGTTGAGTTCTCAGACTGCAGAGAGTAGCCGCAGTGAAGCTAGCAGGATACTGG ATGAAGACAGCTGGAGCGAAGGAGAGCAGGAGGCTTTGACTGTGGATCAGACATGGCGAGGTGATCCTGACAGTGAAGCAGATAGCATTGACAGTGACCAGGAAGACCCATTGAA ACATGCTGGTGTGTACACTGCTGAGGAAGTGGCTCTGATAATGCGGGAGAAACTGATCCGACTTCAGTCTCTGTACATTGATCAGTTTAAACGGCTTCAGCACCTCCTGAAAGAGAAAAAACGCCGTTACTTGCACAGCCGCAAAGTGGAACATGAAACCATAG GCAGCAGCCTCCTGACAGGCCCAGAGGGACTTCTGGCCAAAGAACGTGAAAACCTGAAGCGGCTGAAATACTTGAGGCGATACCGGCAGCGCTATGGTGTGGAGGCTCTTCTGCACCGGCAACTGAAGGAGCGCAGAATGCTGGCCACTGAGGGTGCTGCCCAGCAG GCACATACTACTCGTTCCAGCCAGAGATGTTTGGCTTTTGTGGATGATGTCCGATGTTCAAACCAGTCTCTCCCAATGGCAAGACACTGCCTTTCTC ATATCTGCCAGGATACCAATCAGCTTCTCTTTAAGCTGTGCCAAGGATCAGAAGAAGCGTCCTGCAGCAAGCCAGTGCCTGTAAGCCTGTCTGAAGACCCCTGCTGCCCACTCCACCTCCAGCTCCCACTTCAGATGTATGTTCCTGAGCAAATCTTGTCTGTGCCACAAGAGCTAGAAGCTTCTTCCACAGATATGTACTTGAGTGCAGCAGAACTCCGGCCCACAGAGAGCTTGCCACTGGAATTCAGTGAT GATTTGGATGTTGTTGGGGATGGCATGCAATGTCCCCCTTCTCCTTTGCTTTCCGATCCTTCTACTGTCCTTGAGAACCAGTTGAATAAAACTGTTGCTGGAAGCTCCATAAATGTTCATTCAAGTGAAGAGTCTGCTCAGGAAGGCCTTCTGAACCAGGTGCCACAGCCAGGGAGAGCGGTCTTTCCCAGGCAAAGAGTCTCTCCTCCCTCAGAGTCACCGGAAGAGCTCTTGACACAG AATATTCAGCACTTTGTAACAGCTGGGTCTGGTCTGGAACAAGGTAAAAAGGACGAACCTGCAACCAATGGGAATTCAGAACCAGTCCCCATCAGTTGA
- the KANSL2 gene encoding KAT8 regulatory NSL complex subunit 2 isoform X2: MNRIRIHVLPSSRGRLTPVPRQPEALSCAFAHRPCSQPRLEGHEFCIKHILEDRNAPFKQCSYISTKNGKRCPNAAPKPEKKDGVSFCAEHTRRNALALQAQMKKSNPSPVRESLLCQLSSYAKTELSSQTAESSRSEASRILDEDSWSEGEQEALTVDQTWRGDPDSEADSIDSDQEDPLKHAGVYTAEEVALIMREKLIRLQSLYIDQFKRLQHLLKEKKRRYLHSRKVEHETIGSSLLTGPEGLLAKERENLKRLKYLRRYRQRYGVEALLHRQLKERRMLATEGAAQQAHTTRSSQRCLAFVDDVRCSNQSLPMARHCLSHICQDTNQLLFKLCQGSEEASCSKPVPVSLSEDPCCPLHLQLPLQMYVPEQILSVPQELEASSTDMYLSAAELRPTESLPLEFSDNIQHFVTAGSGLEQGKKDEPATNGNSEPVPIS, from the exons ATGAACAGAATTCGCATCCATGTTTTGCCATCGAGTAGGGGGCGACTTACCCCTGTGCCAAGGCAGCCAGAAGCCTTGTCGTGTGCCTTTGCCCATCGGCCGTGCTCCCAGCCACGTTTGGAGGGGCATGAGTTCTGCATTAAGCACATCCTTGAAGACAGGAATGCGCCCTTCAAGCAGTGTAGCTACATTTCCACGAAGAATGGGAAGAGATGCCCAAACGCAGCTCCTAAGCCTGAGAAGAAGGATGG TGTGTCATTCTGTGCTGAACATACTCGCAGAAATGCCTTGGCACTACAAGCTCAGATGAAGAAATCCAACCCTAGTCCAGTACGAGAGTCTCTCCTCTGTCAGCTGAGTTCATATGCCAAGACAGAGTTGAGTTCTCAGACTGCAGAGAGTAGCCGCAGTGAAGCTAGCAGGATACTGG ATGAAGACAGCTGGAGCGAAGGAGAGCAGGAGGCTTTGACTGTGGATCAGACATGGCGAGGTGATCCTGACAGTGAAGCAGATAGCATTGACAGTGACCAGGAAGACCCATTGAA ACATGCTGGTGTGTACACTGCTGAGGAAGTGGCTCTGATAATGCGGGAGAAACTGATCCGACTTCAGTCTCTGTACATTGATCAGTTTAAACGGCTTCAGCACCTCCTGAAAGAGAAAAAACGCCGTTACTTGCACAGCCGCAAAGTGGAACATGAAACCATAG GCAGCAGCCTCCTGACAGGCCCAGAGGGACTTCTGGCCAAAGAACGTGAAAACCTGAAGCGGCTGAAATACTTGAGGCGATACCGGCAGCGCTATGGTGTGGAGGCTCTTCTGCACCGGCAACTGAAGGAGCGCAGAATGCTGGCCACTGAGGGTGCTGCCCAGCAG GCACATACTACTCGTTCCAGCCAGAGATGTTTGGCTTTTGTGGATGATGTCCGATGTTCAAACCAGTCTCTCCCAATGGCAAGACACTGCCTTTCTC ATATCTGCCAGGATACCAATCAGCTTCTCTTTAAGCTGTGCCAAGGATCAGAAGAAGCGTCCTGCAGCAAGCCAGTGCCTGTAAGCCTGTCTGAAGACCCCTGCTGCCCACTCCACCTCCAGCTCCCACTTCAGATGTATGTTCCTGAGCAAATCTTGTCTGTGCCACAAGAGCTAGAAGCTTCTTCCACAGATATGTACTTGAGTGCAGCAGAACTCCGGCCCACAGAGAGCTTGCCACTGGAATTCAGTGAT AATATTCAGCACTTTGTAACAGCTGGGTCTGGTCTGGAACAAGGTAAAAAGGACGAACCTGCAACCAATGGGAATTCAGAACCAGTCCCCATCAGTTGA